The following coding sequences are from one Microbulbifer sp. TB1203 window:
- a CDS encoding HAMP domain-containing sensor histidine kinase produces MYRYSLRKRVAIAFAMCVAVLSVAWGFAFFSAIRLSEDRVLASQLQRAAESYPSLTTNLRGYDEVGSLPESLREWAQTNPDEGLYEFEAEELHVAVLSTDNEKLPTNNEQRNAFVVFDVAGIEAASSEDWWLLLVITGVVGTLGALGFGLGVLVMRRAVAPVAQLAKVVADIDPEKLSAEDHKRIESSRFGDDEVGVLARTMEKTLERISAFVERERYFTGSASHELRTPITVIIGALELLEQSDLSTTDAKVVDRVRRATFEMKATIEMFLCLARETDDGLYDEQFSVMPLISQAIDQQRHLLNGKFVDVEIDLIDVEIDDLEKPIACGHSQAFSIAVNNLVRNAFEHTLDGQGPIKIHIKEHVLFVTNQVSSDADERHTLTEASSPNGYGLGLGIVQRLCERNGWSFSLHADEARVAARLSW; encoded by the coding sequence ATGTACCGGTACAGTTTACGTAAGCGTGTCGCCATTGCATTTGCAATGTGTGTTGCTGTACTCAGCGTGGCCTGGGGGTTCGCTTTCTTCTCTGCGATCAGGTTGAGCGAAGACCGTGTGCTGGCGAGTCAGCTACAGCGTGCCGCCGAAAGCTATCCCTCTCTGACGACGAACCTTCGCGGATACGATGAGGTTGGTAGCTTGCCGGAATCACTCAGGGAATGGGCGCAGACAAACCCAGATGAAGGGTTGTACGAATTCGAAGCCGAAGAGTTGCATGTCGCCGTGCTATCTACCGACAATGAAAAGCTACCTACCAACAATGAACAGCGAAACGCATTTGTGGTTTTCGACGTTGCCGGGATTGAGGCTGCGTCGTCAGAGGATTGGTGGTTGCTGCTCGTTATCACCGGAGTCGTGGGTACGCTCGGTGCTCTTGGTTTCGGGCTGGGAGTTCTTGTGATGCGTAGAGCGGTCGCCCCTGTCGCGCAACTCGCTAAAGTGGTCGCGGACATCGACCCAGAAAAACTATCGGCCGAAGATCATAAACGCATAGAGTCAAGCCGGTTCGGCGATGATGAGGTTGGCGTGCTCGCCAGGACCATGGAGAAGACGCTTGAGCGTATCAGCGCATTTGTTGAGAGGGAGCGATACTTTACCGGTTCAGCCAGTCATGAGTTGCGGACGCCGATCACTGTGATAATAGGCGCGCTTGAGCTGTTGGAACAAAGCGATCTGTCAACGACCGATGCGAAGGTGGTAGATCGAGTGAGGCGTGCGACCTTCGAAATGAAAGCCACGATTGAGATGTTCCTGTGCCTCGCTCGCGAAACCGACGACGGGTTGTATGACGAACAGTTTTCAGTGATGCCGCTGATAAGCCAGGCGATAGATCAGCAGCGCCACCTGTTGAACGGCAAGTTCGTCGATGTTGAAATCGACTTAATCGATGTCGAAATCGATGATCTAGAAAAACCCATTGCCTGCGGACATTCACAGGCTTTTTCTATCGCGGTCAATAATCTGGTGCGAAATGCATTCGAGCATACGCTTGACGGGCAGGGACCGATCAAGATTCACATCAAAGAGCACGTGCTATTCGTCACCAATCAGGTGAGTAGTGACGCTGATGAGCGGCACACACTGACCGAGGCGTCGTCGCCTAACGGGTATGGTCTGGGTCTGGGTATCGTTCAACGGCTGTGTGAACGTAATGGCTGGTCTTTTTCATTGCACGCTGATGAGGCGCGTGTAGCCGCCCGTCTTTCGTGGTGA
- a CDS encoding response regulator transcription factor encodes MRVLIVEDNRDICENIAAYLEKHSYVMDFAYDGISAMHLALTNRFDVIVLDLMLPRMDGLSFCQKLRTDAGIETPVLMLTARDTLDDKLKGFRAGADDYLVKPFALQELHARLQALYKRRHGKTDNLLTVGDLTMNRSTLQVHRAGRRIDLTPAGMRLLQRLMETAPSVVARDDLETLLWADERPDGDALRSHMYKLRQAIDRPFDSPLIHTVHRIGYRIAEDAQ; translated from the coding sequence ATTAGAGTGTTGATTGTCGAAGACAACCGCGACATTTGCGAGAACATTGCCGCGTATCTTGAAAAGCATAGCTATGTTATGGATTTTGCCTATGACGGTATAAGCGCGATGCACCTGGCGTTGACGAATCGGTTCGACGTTATTGTTCTGGACCTCATGCTTCCAAGGATGGATGGCCTGAGTTTCTGCCAAAAGCTGCGAACTGATGCCGGAATAGAAACGCCCGTGCTTATGCTAACGGCGAGAGACACGCTTGACGATAAACTTAAGGGGTTCAGGGCGGGAGCCGATGACTATTTGGTAAAGCCATTCGCATTGCAAGAGCTCCATGCGCGACTGCAGGCGTTGTACAAACGTAGACACGGAAAAACCGACAACCTGTTAACTGTAGGTGATCTGACGATGAATCGGTCCACGCTGCAAGTGCATCGCGCGGGGCGGCGCATCGATCTCACCCCTGCTGGCATGAGACTACTTCAACGTTTGATGGAGACGGCGCCGTCTGTTGTGGCTCGCGATGATCTCGAAACTTTGTTGTGGGCTGACGAGCGCCCCGATGGTGATGCGCTTCGCTCGCATATGTACAAGCTGCGGCAGGCCATCGATAGGCCGTTTGATAGCCCGTTAATTCATACGGTGCATCGAATCGGGTACCGAATTGCGGAGGATGCTCAGTAA
- a CDS encoding TonB-dependent receptor produces the protein MSRQLRRVSRLTLSALLIGFPLFTQAAEAPGALTFVVRDQNTDRPLSAVEVTIEERETNSTRSVETDAQGRIVVEQLDPGLYSVRVAKGGFNALYEPSVRVVTRKNIKLEFELGGQAIEEVAVLGQQAEALSVNSTYLDREALRSAVGGGADPLLSLDGLPGLASASEFASFSVRGRGPRDNLLFVDDFPFDKAIHFDATLGEEEDVGGGGRFSIFAPNVISGAEFSPGGWSAAYGGRAASLLKLEVADGNPSPSASLRLDLAGYEVGYDGPTGITEDSTLLVSARRLDFGAFFETIEELDIGEPVLRDIIVKSVIPINQNHTFEILLIDTREDYTRGVTHVFESINFEDAALQDSEQDSDLYGLTLRSLIGEEAVLTNKIYYRTSDKISSEGESFPDLVPAGSPASSFPVREDIITIGEDETEIGWRSDFETVNQWGVFSAGVRVTQIELDYDTVLDGDWVRFVYDDDDFRPDPDQRYIVLTPANINSSLIQKETSYASYVEQLFERGDWDFRTGVRFERDGFADQSFASPRFSVNWRPSKTVRYFATAGLFHQSPRFLDLAANESNDLENEEITHGSIGFEYFPNNSWSVLTEAYYQNLDNLVVDLDRASGTFANIGDGTSYGVDVVANGMIREGIYATATYSYNDAEVDRKDGRGDVAAEFSREHVATLGLTWEISNRWKVAGRYKYLSGRPDDVFIIHSDVLGAGQPLRFSKEITERNVGRNSGSGSLNVRVDYRRAFGPIDVTAFLDVINVTAASSSDDSEFDYRRGIEVEDDSEAEPLIGLRLDYAW, from the coding sequence ATGAGCAGGCAATTGAGACGGGTATCGCGGTTGACTCTATCGGCGCTCCTGATTGGATTTCCACTTTTTACCCAGGCAGCAGAGGCGCCCGGTGCGCTGACTTTCGTAGTCAGAGATCAGAACACTGACCGGCCACTCTCAGCGGTGGAGGTCACGATCGAGGAACGGGAAACCAATTCCACGCGATCTGTAGAAACCGACGCACAAGGTCGCATCGTCGTTGAACAGCTCGACCCCGGCCTCTACTCGGTGAGGGTAGCCAAAGGCGGGTTCAATGCATTGTATGAGCCAAGCGTACGCGTGGTTACGCGCAAAAATATCAAGCTTGAATTCGAGCTTGGGGGGCAGGCAATTGAGGAGGTGGCGGTTCTCGGACAGCAAGCTGAAGCATTATCAGTTAACAGCACCTATCTCGATAGAGAAGCGTTGCGAAGTGCTGTTGGCGGCGGTGCAGATCCGCTCCTCTCGCTGGATGGTTTACCTGGCCTGGCATCCGCCAGTGAATTCGCGAGCTTTAGCGTACGCGGCCGTGGCCCAAGAGATAATTTGCTATTCGTTGATGATTTTCCCTTTGACAAAGCGATACACTTTGATGCGACTCTGGGTGAAGAAGAAGATGTCGGTGGTGGCGGCCGTTTCTCGATTTTCGCACCGAACGTTATCAGTGGTGCAGAATTTTCACCGGGTGGGTGGAGTGCGGCTTATGGCGGCCGGGCAGCATCGCTACTCAAACTGGAAGTCGCCGATGGCAATCCAAGCCCTTCAGCAAGTCTGCGCCTCGACCTTGCGGGCTATGAAGTTGGTTACGACGGCCCTACCGGTATCACGGAAGACTCTACGTTGCTCGTTTCTGCTCGACGACTGGATTTCGGCGCTTTTTTTGAAACTATCGAAGAACTCGATATTGGGGAGCCTGTCTTAAGAGACATCATCGTAAAGTCGGTCATACCAATCAACCAGAACCACACGTTCGAAATTCTACTGATAGATACACGCGAAGACTATACCCGCGGCGTGACTCACGTTTTCGAGTCGATCAATTTCGAAGATGCTGCGCTTCAAGATTCTGAACAGGATAGTGATTTGTACGGTCTGACATTGCGATCATTGATCGGTGAAGAAGCTGTCTTGACCAACAAGATTTACTACCGCACAAGCGACAAGATTAGTTCAGAGGGTGAATCATTTCCTGATCTGGTACCTGCGGGATCGCCCGCGTCCAGCTTTCCGGTGCGGGAAGACATTATTACCATCGGTGAAGATGAGACAGAGATCGGCTGGCGAAGCGACTTCGAGACAGTGAATCAATGGGGCGTGTTCAGTGCCGGCGTTCGAGTAACGCAAATTGAACTGGACTATGACACCGTCTTGGATGGCGATTGGGTCCGATTTGTCTACGACGACGATGATTTTAGACCAGACCCAGATCAGCGTTATATTGTTCTGACGCCCGCGAACATCAACTCTTCACTGATTCAGAAGGAAACGAGCTATGCAAGTTATGTAGAACAGCTTTTTGAGCGAGGCGATTGGGATTTTCGCACAGGCGTGCGGTTCGAGCGGGACGGTTTTGCAGACCAAAGCTTCGCGTCGCCCAGGTTCAGCGTCAATTGGCGGCCGAGTAAAACGGTTAGATATTTTGCGACTGCAGGGCTCTTTCACCAGTCGCCACGGTTTTTAGACCTTGCCGCTAACGAGTCGAACGACCTTGAGAACGAAGAAATCACGCACGGTAGTATCGGTTTTGAATATTTTCCGAACAACAGTTGGTCGGTGTTGACGGAAGCCTATTATCAAAACCTCGACAATCTGGTGGTAGACCTTGATCGAGCAAGCGGAACCTTTGCAAACATTGGTGACGGCACATCGTACGGCGTTGATGTCGTGGCCAACGGTATGATTCGCGAGGGTATTTACGCTACCGCAACTTACTCTTATAACGATGCCGAAGTCGACCGGAAAGACGGACGCGGTGACGTTGCCGCCGAATTCAGCCGCGAGCATGTCGCTACCCTCGGCCTGACCTGGGAGATCAGCAACCGCTGGAAGGTAGCCGGGCGCTACAAATATCTCTCCGGCAGGCCGGACGACGTCTTTATTATTCACTCAGACGTATTGGGAGCTGGACAACCTCTACGCTTCTCGAAAGAGATCACTGAGCGCAATGTCGGTCGCAATAGCGGTTCCGGATCGTTGAACGTTCGCGTTGACTACCGGCGCGCATTTGGCCCTATCGATGTAACAGCCTTTCTCGATGTCATCAACGTAACGGCAGCGTCGTCGAGCGACGACTCCGAGTTTGACTACCGCCGAGGCATTGAGGTGGAAGACGATAGCGAAGCCGAGCCGCTTATTGGCCTGCGGCTGGACTATGCCTGGTAA
- a CDS encoding sensor histidine kinase, giving the protein MAKLKPRARIIRTIGDQLISGPEAAIIELVKNSYDAEATYAKVKFGYSDMEGLSIIVKDDGHGMTYEEIVDNWLEPATDAKIKNLWSRSGARRLLGAKGIGRFAVSRLGEISLLTTTAENTETGSLERSSICVDWSSFTAEKYLEDIDLDIVKESVEKSTATGVEIEVAQLREVWTKKQLEHLIIELRRLSHPRKEDKFSIYLDIECFNENNSTFDGATIFNQQNSSLHISTEAALEGEDKHLIQPYEVGEITDYRLEGHFLNDGTFQGIFQIQRGDNAAQPIELPPLALQEGERSCGPVKIRLNIFDKEPDSIEKLFGRMQLNFSNFGVRNARKILRDFSGVSISRNGFRIRPYGDPDFDWLGLQAKRVQEPSKRLGSDQVSGYVEIEDEIESGIIEKSSREGLEENGAYRRLKSLIYQLLPHIEERRFDFREKAGIGRKPATNLEKAREASKLKQVSKALEKVPQEYRSKLVAAIDKDAMAINDMLDEVDAYQKLLQSRSALGLVVAEVIHEGRRRLDPMLTSAKTLKADHKYAFEDSKIGELYRRNFPTEIETLLSGGTALAKLFKRLDPISGRRRGRPTNFKAEEVLDDALSILQNKLGSDGIEVKCDFPAGIKCYGYREDLNAAFLNIIENAAHWLSTVEGGERQLAIDARSDKNKAFISISNSGPEIDEAYQGRLFDAGFSLKSDGNGLGLAIAREACRASNGDLYLDADAVHTTFIIDFPLGG; this is encoded by the coding sequence ATGGCAAAGCTAAAGCCTAGGGCCCGGATTATCCGAACAATTGGTGACCAGCTAATCAGCGGTCCTGAAGCTGCGATAATCGAATTGGTCAAGAATTCATATGATGCTGAAGCAACTTATGCAAAGGTCAAGTTTGGATATTCCGATATGGAAGGCCTCTCCATCATCGTTAAAGATGATGGTCATGGAATGACCTATGAAGAAATTGTTGACAATTGGCTCGAACCTGCCACAGATGCGAAGATTAAGAACCTTTGGTCCCGAAGCGGGGCCAGAAGACTTTTAGGCGCCAAAGGCATTGGCAGATTTGCAGTATCGAGATTAGGCGAAATAAGCTTACTGACTACCACTGCAGAGAATACCGAAACCGGAAGTTTGGAGCGCAGCAGTATCTGTGTAGATTGGTCTTCCTTTACCGCTGAAAAATATCTTGAAGATATAGATCTGGATATAGTGAAGGAAAGCGTTGAAAAAAGTACTGCCACAGGCGTAGAAATTGAAGTAGCTCAACTACGTGAAGTTTGGACCAAAAAACAGCTAGAACATCTTATCATCGAACTCAGAAGATTGTCTCACCCCAGAAAAGAAGATAAGTTTTCAATTTACCTGGATATTGAGTGCTTTAACGAAAATAACTCAACCTTTGATGGCGCCACTATTTTTAATCAGCAGAATAGTAGTCTTCATATATCCACAGAAGCTGCGCTCGAGGGTGAAGATAAGCATCTCATTCAGCCGTATGAGGTTGGAGAAATTACCGACTACAGACTGGAAGGCCACTTTTTAAACGATGGCACGTTTCAGGGGATATTTCAGATCCAGCGTGGTGATAATGCGGCTCAACCTATCGAGCTACCTCCATTGGCGCTGCAAGAAGGAGAACGTTCTTGTGGCCCAGTAAAAATTCGGCTAAATATTTTTGATAAAGAACCAGACTCGATAGAAAAATTATTCGGAAGAATGCAGCTGAATTTTTCAAATTTTGGAGTGAGAAACGCTAGAAAAATCCTCAGGGATTTTTCTGGCGTTTCAATTTCCAGGAATGGATTTCGAATTAGGCCATATGGCGACCCAGATTTTGATTGGTTAGGGTTACAAGCAAAACGTGTTCAGGAACCATCAAAGCGACTGGGTTCAGATCAGGTTTCCGGCTATGTGGAAATTGAAGATGAGATTGAGTCAGGAATTATTGAAAAGAGCAGCAGGGAAGGTCTCGAAGAAAATGGAGCATACCGGCGACTTAAATCTCTAATCTATCAACTTTTACCGCACATTGAGGAACGACGATTTGATTTCCGGGAAAAAGCAGGCATTGGAAGAAAGCCTGCAACCAACCTGGAAAAGGCTCGCGAGGCGTCGAAGCTGAAACAAGTCAGTAAAGCGCTGGAGAAAGTGCCCCAGGAATACAGATCCAAGCTAGTTGCGGCAATTGATAAAGACGCGATGGCAATCAACGACATGCTGGACGAAGTCGACGCTTATCAGAAGCTACTACAGTCACGGTCTGCACTTGGACTGGTTGTCGCAGAGGTTATCCATGAGGGGCGTCGTCGGCTAGATCCAATGTTAACCTCCGCAAAAACATTAAAGGCAGATCATAAATATGCTTTCGAAGATAGCAAAATTGGAGAGCTATACCGGAGAAATTTTCCTACCGAGATTGAAACTTTGCTTTCCGGTGGGACAGCTTTAGCCAAACTTTTTAAGAGACTTGACCCGATTTCAGGTCGAAGGAGAGGTAGACCCACCAATTTCAAGGCTGAAGAAGTATTGGATGATGCTCTATCAATTCTCCAGAACAAACTTGGCAGTGATGGAATCGAGGTGAAGTGTGATTTCCCTGCAGGAATTAAGTGTTACGGCTATCGAGAGGACTTGAATGCAGCGTTTTTGAACATTATCGAAAATGCAGCTCATTGGCTGTCAACTGTCGAGGGGGGAGAGAGACAGCTAGCAATCGATGCTAGAAGCGACAAAAACAAGGCCTTTATTTCTATTTCAAATAGCGGCCCGGAAATTGATGAAGCATATCAAGGCAGGCTGTTTGATGCGGGGTTTTCCCTCAAGTCGGACGGCAACGGCTTGGGACTAGCTATTGCAAGAGAGGCCTGCAGGGCCAGCAATGGTGATTTGTATTTAGATGCAGACGCCGTACATACAACTTTTATTATTGATTTTCCTTTAGGTGGTTAG
- a CDS encoding DNA (cytosine-5-)-methyltransferase, whose product MNKDIAVIDLFAGPGGLGEGFSSLKVENYHPFEIKISVEKEESAHKTLTLRSFYRKFSGKGVPKEYYEYLRDERLGTSHLSNSYPEEWESARKETLYGPKELGNAEHDRIVFGRLKEIKRAHDGPFVVIGGPPCQAYSVMGRVKNSSLKGYIAEDDRRNFLYKEYLKVLAEVQPEVFVMENVRGLVTAKVHGEPIFPKILKDLECPGAALELTQGTTTKQHYYIYSLVKEPDNKLASDNYPNYQDLNDYVIKAEDYGVPQSRHRVILLGVRKDLALKKTPRTLVPGRKVHVKDVIGDLPNVRSGVSKEEDSPESWKKIVQEVGFDLAGKLFSSGRSELAEKVLSVANNLTVPRKKRGHKRFLKYNLNSSLENEKLANFYLDSSLGGILNHYARGHMRSDLQRYMFCASYAELNRRDRNPSPTKSEFPGFLAPKHKSWDSGKFSDRFRVQIKNRYATTITSHIGRDGHYFIHYDPKQCRSLTVREAARIQTFPDNYCFEGNQTQQYVQVGNAVPPYLARQIAGIVFQLIQ is encoded by the coding sequence ATGAACAAAGATATTGCTGTAATTGACCTATTTGCCGGCCCTGGCGGACTTGGGGAAGGCTTCTCATCTTTAAAAGTGGAAAATTATCATCCTTTCGAGATCAAGATTTCCGTAGAAAAAGAGGAAAGCGCCCACAAGACTCTCACATTAAGGTCATTTTATCGAAAGTTCTCTGGAAAAGGAGTACCCAAGGAATACTACGAATATTTAAGGGACGAGAGGCTTGGCACTAGTCACCTATCCAACTCCTATCCTGAAGAATGGGAAAGTGCCAGAAAAGAAACATTATACGGTCCCAAAGAACTAGGTAATGCAGAACACGACCGAATAGTATTTGGCCGCCTCAAAGAGATCAAAAGGGCTCATGACGGTCCATTCGTTGTTATAGGAGGCCCTCCCTGCCAGGCATACTCAGTTATGGGGCGGGTGAAGAATAGTAGCTTGAAGGGGTACATCGCGGAGGACGATCGCAGGAATTTCCTGTACAAGGAATACCTGAAAGTATTGGCAGAAGTGCAGCCCGAAGTTTTTGTAATGGAAAATGTGCGCGGATTAGTGACAGCGAAGGTTCATGGAGAACCTATTTTCCCCAAAATTTTGAAAGACTTGGAATGCCCCGGCGCAGCTTTAGAGCTGACTCAAGGAACAACTACTAAGCAACATTACTATATATATTCATTGGTTAAAGAACCTGACAATAAGTTGGCTTCTGATAACTATCCCAATTATCAGGATTTGAATGATTATGTAATCAAAGCTGAAGATTACGGGGTGCCGCAGTCAAGGCATAGGGTTATCCTATTGGGGGTTCGAAAGGATCTGGCATTAAAAAAGACACCAAGAACCCTGGTGCCAGGACGGAAGGTCCATGTTAAAGACGTTATTGGCGATTTGCCAAATGTAAGAAGTGGTGTATCTAAAGAAGAAGACTCTCCTGAGTCATGGAAAAAAATTGTCCAGGAAGTTGGCTTTGACTTGGCAGGCAAACTCTTCTCTAGTGGTAGGAGTGAGCTCGCTGAGAAAGTGCTAAGCGTAGCTAACAATCTGACTGTTCCCCGGAAAAAAAGAGGGCATAAAAGATTCTTAAAATACAACCTTAACTCATCCCTCGAAAATGAAAAGCTTGCAAATTTCTATCTAGACAGCTCATTGGGAGGAATTCTTAACCACTACGCCCGGGGTCATATGAGGTCAGACCTTCAGCGATACATGTTCTGCGCCAGCTATGCGGAACTAAACAGGAGGGACAGGAATCCATCCCCAACAAAGAGCGAATTCCCTGGTTTTTTAGCCCCAAAACACAAAAGCTGGGATAGCGGTAAGTTTTCAGATAGATTTAGGGTGCAGATAAAAAACCGTTACGCGACAACAATCACGAGCCATATAGGCCGAGACGGCCATTACTTTATTCACTATGATCCAAAGCAATGTCGAAGCCTGACTGTTAGGGAGGCAGCTAGAATTCAGACATTTCCTGACAACTATTGCTTTGAAGGAAACCAGACCCAGCAATATGTGCAAGTCGGTAATGCTGTCCCACCTTATCTAGCTAGGCAGATCGCAGGTATAGTATTTCAGCTTATCCAGTAG
- a CDS encoding very short patch repair endonuclease encodes MVDIVDKSTRSRMMSGIRGKDTKPEIAIRKALFREGFRYRIHYRKLPGKPDLVFPKYRAIILINGCFWHRHNCHLFKWPSTRVDFWREKINSNVARDAKNLAIYESLGWKVMTVWECAVKGRTHLSTEEIVCIIINWLQFDSKSAEIAGR; translated from the coding sequence ATGGTAGATATTGTTGATAAATCAACCAGGTCAAGGATGATGTCTGGCATCAGAGGGAAAGACACTAAGCCAGAAATTGCTATCAGGAAGGCGCTGTTTCGAGAGGGATTTCGATATAGGATTCATTACAGGAAGTTGCCAGGAAAGCCAGATCTTGTCTTTCCTAAGTACCGGGCGATCATTCTGATCAATGGATGCTTCTGGCACCGACATAATTGTCATTTGTTCAAATGGCCGTCAACTCGCGTTGACTTTTGGAGAGAGAAGATAAATTCCAATGTTGCAAGGGATGCAAAGAACCTCGCCATTTATGAAAGTTTGGGTTGGAAGGTTATGACAGTGTGGGAATGTGCTGTGAAGGGGCGGACACATTTGTCCACTGAAGAGATTGTTTGCATCATAATCAATTGGCTACAGTTTGACTCCAAAAGTGCTGAGATTGCAGGTCGTTAG
- a CDS encoding PrpF domain-containing protein produces MIHGAPHGAVEMDLIDKVEDAANRQDTPKVAFVAPPQGYVASSGKEVVVDDIDLLVRALSMGKLHHAMMGTAAVAIGTAAAIPGTLVNLAAGGGEPNAVTFGHPSGTLRVGAEAEVVNGQWTATKAIMSRSARVLMEGWVRVSGECF; encoded by the coding sequence ATGATTCACGGCGCACCTCATGGCGCAGTGGAAATGGACCTGATCGACAAGGTGGAAGACGCAGCCAACCGCCAGGATACCCCCAAGGTCGCATTCGTCGCGCCGCCCCAGGGCTATGTGGCATCCAGTGGCAAGGAAGTGGTAGTGGATGATATCGACCTGCTGGTGCGCGCCCTGTCCATGGGCAAACTGCACCACGCCATGATGGGCACCGCCGCCGTGGCTATCGGCACCGCTGCCGCCATCCCCGGCACCCTGGTCAATCTGGCCGCTGGGGGAGGGGAGCCCAATGCCGTTACTTTCGGCCATCCGTCCGGCACATTGCGGGTCGGTGCGGAAGCAGAAGTCGTCAATGGACAATGGACTGCCACCAAGGCGATAATGAGCCGCAGTGCGCGGGTTCTGATGGAAGGGTGGGTGCGGGTGTCTGGGGAGTGCTTTTAG
- a CDS encoding tRNA-uridine aminocarboxypropyltransferase → MSAPKNPDLQSSMPRQTCPTCQRPLKVCYCSALVEIANRIEVLIIQHPLEQKHPFNTGRMAHLCLKNSELVVAESLSEAELAQLLTPRSALLYPFLSWLPEVEQMEPGTLQPEDLEQLVVIDATWRKSKKMLHLHPALQQLPRISLAGEWGSNYQIRHSSLANSLSTLESIVITMQQLEPERDFKVMLRPFEKMIALQKANF, encoded by the coding sequence ATGAGTGCCCCGAAAAATCCTGATCTTCAGTCATCTATGCCGCGCCAAACCTGCCCAACCTGCCAACGCCCGCTGAAGGTCTGCTACTGCAGCGCACTGGTCGAGATCGCCAATCGAATTGAGGTGCTGATCATACAGCACCCCCTGGAACAGAAGCACCCGTTCAACACCGGGCGTATGGCGCACCTGTGTCTGAAGAATAGTGAGCTGGTGGTGGCGGAAAGCCTGTCCGAGGCAGAGCTGGCACAGCTGCTGACTCCCCGTTCAGCCTTGTTGTACCCTTTCCTGAGCTGGCTGCCGGAAGTAGAGCAGATGGAGCCTGGCACGCTGCAGCCCGAGGATCTGGAACAACTGGTGGTGATCGACGCTACTTGGCGGAAGTCCAAGAAAATGCTCCACCTCCACCCGGCGCTGCAGCAGTTGCCCCGGATCAGTTTGGCAGGAGAGTGGGGTTCCAACTACCAGATTCGGCATTCCTCGCTTGCGAACAGCCTGTCGACTTTGGAAAGCATTGTGATAACTATGCAGCAACTGGAGCCGGAGCGGGATTTTAAGGTCATGCTGCGGCCATTTGAAAAGATGATCGCGCTGCAAAAAGCCAATTTTTAG
- a CDS encoding GNAT family N-acetyltransferase, with the protein MTEDQDFSGHSFSAQWLSEAEMPLANKFYRMHKFRGKARRNEPCMVVRGDQGQIVACGCLRKLADCQLLAGVAVAEEFRGRGVARLLLRGMAGAFDGSTFTFPYRHLVPFYESLGFVVVDEAGQPSAIIDRFQTYVKQGRDILIMRYQGAPR; encoded by the coding sequence ATGACTGAAGATCAGGATTTTTCGGGGCACTCATTCTCGGCGCAGTGGCTTTCCGAGGCGGAGATGCCGTTGGCCAACAAATTCTACCGCATGCACAAATTCCGCGGCAAAGCGCGGCGGAATGAGCCGTGCATGGTCGTTCGGGGCGATCAGGGGCAGATTGTTGCCTGTGGTTGTCTGAGGAAGCTGGCGGATTGCCAGTTGCTGGCGGGGGTGGCTGTGGCGGAGGAGTTTCGTGGTCGAGGTGTAGCGCGACTGTTATTGAGGGGTATGGCGGGGGCGTTTGACGGGAGTACTTTTACCTTTCCGTATAGGCATTTGGTGCCATTCTATGAATCTTTGGGGTTTGTGGTGGTTGATGAGGCTGGGCAGCCTTCTGCGATCATTGACCGCTTCCAGACCTATGTGAAACAGGGGCGGGATATTCTGATTATGAGATATCAAGGGGCGCCGCGGTAA
- a CDS encoding DUF4234 domain-containing protein — MESNPYSAPTSELTAATDDLISGDFQRFSAWWVFILSIVTLGIYPVYWICTRAQVVNRIHDNPIAPAWFYLMAIFCALTFLAGFIIPEMGIFYLMVYIGYIVTYLASLFKVKNRLQDLMSQSTGSAYRLGPVMTFLFNSIYLQYKINEFIDQSQQSADK, encoded by the coding sequence ATGGAATCCAATCCGTATAGTGCACCAACTTCCGAACTGACTGCCGCAACTGATGATCTCATTTCCGGCGACTTCCAGCGCTTCAGCGCCTGGTGGGTATTTATTCTCTCAATTGTTACCTTGGGAATTTACCCTGTTTACTGGATTTGCACCCGCGCCCAAGTGGTCAACCGCATCCACGACAATCCGATCGCTCCCGCCTGGTTCTACCTGATGGCAATATTTTGTGCACTGACCTTCTTGGCAGGGTTTATCATCCCTGAGATGGGCATTTTTTATCTGATGGTGTACATCGGCTATATAGTGACTTACCTCGCGAGCCTGTTTAAAGTCAAAAACCGCCTGCAGGATCTCATGAGTCAGAGCACCGGCTCTGCCTATCGCCTGGGCCCGGTCATGACTTTCCTGTTCAACAGTATCTACTTGCAATACAAAATCAACGAGTTTATCGACCAGAGCCAGCAATCAGCTGACAAGTAA